The region AGTACAACAAAGAATGACGTTGACCAATTGTCCATCAGCTGGTCATCTAGTATTAATCACATCATTTCCATGTGAAACTATGGGATGCATTCTTTTAATTCCAAGGTTTACAATACCAATTCATGGGATTAAATAGGGtaattttgtacaaaaatgtataaattaaCCACATCCTGATATGTGTGCACCAGGCTAAAGCCTCTAAAATGGCTTTCTTTGTTGACCATAGGGAGTTTTGGAATGCACGGATGCaccagtttttcttttctatatcTTTTACCTGTTTTTAGTGTATTTGAGGTGATGGTTGATTGCAGCAAGTATGAGTACAAGGGGGAGTCGAAAAACATGGCAGTTACACAGTTCGAAGCTGCTGATGCAAGAAGATGTTTTCCATGTTGGGATGAGCCTTCATTTAAGGTGTTTTAAGATGCTACATTGTTATTTACTCaggaatatttttatgtaattgAAACaggaatatataataaaaagatCAGTTTGCACATTCCAGCTCTTAGACAGGTCTAAGCTCCTTATATTTCATGATCTTTGCTCTTTAGAATTCTGAAGGCCTCAGATCAATTATCTGAAATAACTTCTATCTCTTTTCTGGCTATTTCTGTTTTAGGCTAAGTTCAAGCTTACATTGGAAGTTCCATTGGAGTTGGTAGCTTTGTCAAACATGCCAGCAACTAAGGAGGAAGTTCATGGACCTCTCAAGACTGTCTATTATGAGGAATCACCACTTATGTCAACTTATCTAGTGGCTATAGTCGTTGGTTTATTTGACTATGTAGAGGGCTCAACATTGGAAGGTAGAagagttttgaatttttgcaACTGTTATTTGCCACCTTTCATTCCAAGTGCTATTGTATTGCCCTTCTTCCCTGTTTTTTTACACATTTCTTCTTGGCTTGTTAATTTAATGTAGGCACCAAAGTTCGTGTGTATGCTCAAGTTGGCAAGAGTAACCAAGGAAAGTTTGCACTGGATGTTGCAGTTAAGTCGCTGGATCTGTACAAAGAGTAAGCTTCTAACCTACCTTGCTTCTAAGTTTTATTTCCAATGTTGAGGCAAAATGCCATGAGTAAAGATACCAATGGATGGTGCTATCTTCACCAGAATCActaatgtttgttttttctcagtTATTTTGCCACTCCTTACCCATTGCCTAAGTTGGATATGGTTGCTATCCCTGATTTTGCTGCTGGAGCTATGGAGAATTATGGATTGGTCACTTACCGGGAAACAGCTTTACTTTATGATGAACTATTATCCTCAGCATCCAATAAACAGCAGgtgatacatatatttatctttatgaaatccattcatttcatttattattggaGGGATAGTGCCACACTTGAATGCTTCTATATAATTACATCCAGGTAAAttgcttttgttttaattaacaTCTGTTCTCTTTAGGTAGCAATCACTGTTGCACATGAATTGGCTCACCAATGGTTTGGCAATCTTGTAACCATGGAATGGTGGACTCACTTGTGGCTAAATGAGGGTTTTGCTTCCTGGGTAATCGATCTGAAAACTGTTATTTGTGAAATCACAATATTTCCCCATTGTCGTGAATCTTAATCGGTTAATTATTTTGCATGTTTCAACAGGTTAGTTATTTGGCTGTGGAAGCATTATTCCCAGAATGGAATAACTGGACACAATTCCTTGATGAGACAACCTCTGGGCTCAGACTGGATGCGCTTGCAGAGTCTCATCCTATTGAGGTAATCTTCTTCCAGTATGCTTTGGTGTAGTCACTGAAAaggatttattagcattttaGTAGCCATTATGTTGGATAAGAAACACAATATTTTGATGCTGCACAAATTTCAATTGTAGATATGGAAGTACATTAACAGTACATAAAAGAAGTAAGATAAGTGAATTAACAAGCATACACATTGTGCGTGCATACTGACTAATCATTAGAGTCTTACAGAACAACCAAGTTCAGATATGTAAATATCTTTGCTTGAATTATTCAGATGTTGATTCTTAGAAATTAGATTGTTATTTTATAGAAACTCAAAATGTCATGCTGTCATGCATCGTTTACTATTTGTGTCTTCCACAGCATCCGCACCTTTGTCTCAGTTGTTAATCTGGCTATTTGGTATCTGTTCAGGTTGACATAAACCATGCCTCTGAAATTGATGCAATTTTTGATTCCATAAGCTATGATAAAGGTGCTTCCGTCATTCGCATGCTGCAAAGTTACCTTGGTGCAGAGCGTTTTCAGGTTAAATGCTGTTCTTCTTTCTCTAGAATATGTAGTTTAGATACATGAAAAATGGGGTGAgcaattttttcatgaaagCTATTGACAGTTTTTTAGACCAAAGATCGACCTTCTGGTTGATCAAACTATAAACCCAAGATAAGAATCTTTACAGTAAAGTaagtgaagaaaaatattcataattttacAATTATATCATTTCTTTTGAGTACTCGATAATAATATGTAGTATTTTAGTGCCCATATTAGCatattgttgactttttaggAGAGTAAATCATATTATTGACTATATCTACTATCACAATTAATTGGCCTTCTGCAGTGTTGATTTTGTGAATCTTTGCTCTTTCAGAAAGCTTTGGCATCATATATAAAGAAATATGCTTACTCGAATGCCAAAACAGAAGACCTATGGGCTGTTCTTGAGGATGAAACTGGGGAGCCTGTTAAGGATTTGATGACTACATGGACTAAGCAACAAGGATACCCTGTTATTTATGCAAAACTAGATGGACGTGATTTGCACCTTGAACAGGTTTTCTGGCAGATATCTCATTCTCATGTTATACCAACATCCATGAACTGGTTATACACATACATGGGCTTTGCCTTTCCATTGTTTTATACTTTGtccaatctaaaatttaagtttttttggCCTTGTGCACAAGAACAAATGATGTTCCGTTCATTTATTCGTGAGAGTGCTAGCTTTTAAGTAGCAAGGGAATAGAGGTAGAAAAAAGAGACAAAATTGCCTCCAAATTCTGTGTTGACTTACACGTGGAGAGATGGAGAAGACTAAAATAACTTGTGTTTGAATTAGAGGTCATCCAGAGCCTCTGCCTTTTATTCATACTATCATATTGCCCATGATTGCAATGggattttattaaagaaaattatcattaatatattattacaatTAATTTCTACATACACTATCTCTTAATTGTAGCATGTATTTATTACAAACATATGGCCCATtagtcttttttctttttcaaaaaaagtgGGGTggttgacatgtgggtcccatattatttttccttgaaaaatatggagttggtggtggcgTGGGTGGATGGCAGATtcaccacccaccaccaccactactactttttataggagtatggACATGGATGTCTCAACTCTTATTAGTTTGTTTCATGTTTTTAACTTCTCATAGCTGTCTAGACTCTAGAGGCCTTCACCTTTCCTCAAACACTTTTAGGAGAATTATGCATGTCAACTTGATCAGAAACTCAGAATCATAATAACTGGTATTCATGTATGGTCTGCCAATGACTTCGTTCACAAGTgcatgtttgtatttttttttctcaaatgcATCCAATAACCAGGCAAGATAACAAACAGATTTAGAAgtaaagaaataagaaaatttcatTCTGCTGGCCCACACCAGTGCTTTGATATTGCAAAAAGAGAAACTTACAGTCTTTGTTCTATTACAGGCACAGTTTCTATCGGACGGATCCTCTGGTCCAGGATTGTGGATTGTTCCTATAACATCATGTTGTGGCTCATATGATGCacagaaaaagtttttattgaaGGGCAAGACTGACAAGGTCCATATAGACGGCCAAAATGCTGGAGGAGAGAAGAGTGAAAATTGCTGGATCAAATTGAACATAGACCAAACTGGATTTTATAGAGTGAAGTATGATGATGAACTTGCAGCTGGACTTGAAAAGGCAATCAAAGCCAAGAAACTCTCTTTAATGGATAAGATTGGTAAAGACAAAATGATTTTTGAATACTAAAATAACATATCTTCAAGATTTTTAACAACACAAACACAACATTTTGCTGCAGGTATTGTGGAAGATTCATATTCCCTTTCTGTGGCTCGCAAACAAACACTGACATCCTTGCTTCGCCTCCTGAATGCATATCGTGATGAGTCTGATTACACTGTACTTTCACATGTAACCTCTGTAAGTAAACCTTTTGTCAACTCCAATGACATTTGACATCTACCTTGTATCTTTGATCGATTCTATGGTATCGACTATTGCTCTCAATATTAAATACATGCTTCCTTTTTGACAGGTATGCTTAGGCATTGATAAGATATCAGTTGATGCTACTCCTGAATTGTGCAGAAATATCAAACAGCTTTTGATCAATCTTCTTCTATCAGCTGCCAAGTATGCCAATAAGCTTAATGTTTACCTATTTTCATCATCATTTCTGTCCAGATTTCCAGAATCTGGATATTGCCATTTATgtgcatttatatttatactttgaGTTTATCATAGCACACGCCACCAGTGAATTTGTTTCTGTTAAACTTGTGTTACTATATTCTTCTGCTGTTTCCTTTCTGTGACCATATTGAAATCCTTCTACTTCAAAATATCAGAACGCTAGGCTGGGATCCCAAGGATGGTGAGAGCCATCTTGATGTAATGCTTAGATCATTGCTCTTGATCGCCCTTGTCAAACTCGGACACGAAGAGACTATAAATGAGGGAGTTAGACGGTTCCATATCTTCTTAAAAGACCGCAAAACTAACCTTCTTCCACCAGACACTAGAAAGGTTCATGCTTTTGCTTAACATACCACTGAGTGTTACCTCTTTGATGTCTAGTATACTAAAATGCATTGGTGTGCAGGCTTCATATCTTGCTGTGATGCGGACCGTTACTACCTCCAGCAGAGCTGGTTATGATGCTCTCCTGAAAATCTATAGAGAAACTGCTGAAGCACAGGAGAAATCACGCGTCTTAGGTTTGTGAATTCCAACTGTCTAGCTTAAAGTTACACAGCAGAACTTTCTCGTGAGTTGGGTTGTCctgaaaaataatgtttcttttgttttaggTTCATTGTCTTCATGCCCAGATAAGGATATTGTTCTCGAGGCACTGAACTTTATGCTTACTGATGAGGTTGGCCTCTAAATCAGTTTACTAATTTTGAACAAATGGTTCCAGACAGCGAATGGTTTAGTGAGATTTCTTGAACACCATGCATACAAAAGCCAATCTAATATCTCTCTTGCTTGTTAGGTACGGAATCAGGATGCATTTTATGTCCTTGGTGGTATTAGCTTAGAAGGACGAGAAGTTGCATGGGAATGGCTAAAGGTATGTTATAGTTGCTGGGTACCTAAAGTGGGTTATTTATGTTGCTATCTAATATCTAATGAACAATGCACACATTCATGATATTTAGGGGAAAAAAACTATAAGCATTGTATGTGTTGTTCAATATTTTTACCCTTGTGGGGTTCGTTCCACCAAATGCCAATACATGTAGGGTGTTATTGATATGCTACTTGCACAATTAGGCTTATTCACCCCCAAACCGgtgcaatcattttttttaccaaagatCATTTGGTTCTGATCTTTTATGACTTGAAActaaaatcttaaaataattatgaaatagGGAAGATGGAATTGTCAAAATTCTTTTATGTGCATGTTCTGTCCCTGTTTGCACAATCAGGTCTCTTTTCCCCAAATTTGTTCAGTCAGTTCTTTTACCAAATATCGTTTGGTCCTGCTCTTTGTAGAAAACCTGAAAACAAATGCAAAAGGTTTTACTGAGCGGCCCTGTGATACTTCTGAACAAGAGAA is a window of Oryza brachyantha chromosome 8, ObraRS2, whole genome shotgun sequence DNA encoding:
- the LOC102709866 gene encoding aminopeptidase M1-B, whose protein sequence is MAASPEQFRGQARLPRCAAPRRYDLRLRPDLAACAFSGSAAVAVAVSVPTRHLVLNAAELAVDGSSVRFQDLVPSEVVLFEEDEILVIGFDQDLPIGEGVLKMDFTGTLNDQMRGFYRSKYEYKGESKNMAVTQFEAADARRCFPCWDEPSFKAKFKLTLEVPLELVALSNMPATKEEVHGPLKTVYYEESPLMSTYLVAIVVGLFDYVEGSTLEGTKVRVYAQVGKSNQGKFALDVAVKSLDLYKDYFATPYPLPKLDMVAIPDFAAGAMENYGLVTYRETALLYDELLSSASNKQQVAITVAHELAHQWFGNLVTMEWWTHLWLNEGFASWVSYLAVEALFPEWNNWTQFLDETTSGLRLDALAESHPIEVDINHASEIDAIFDSISYDKGASVIRMLQSYLGAERFQKALASYIKKYAYSNAKTEDLWAVLEDETGEPVKDLMTTWTKQQGYPVIYAKLDGRDLHLEQAQFLSDGSSGPGLWIVPITSCCGSYDAQKKFLLKGKTDKVHIDGQNAGGEKSENCWIKLNIDQTGFYRVKYDDELAAGLEKAIKAKKLSLMDKIGIVEDSYSLSVARKQTLTSLLRLLNAYRDESDYTVLSHVTSVCLGIDKISVDATPELCRNIKQLLINLLLSAAKTLGWDPKDGESHLDVMLRSLLLIALVKLGHEETINEGVRRFHIFLKDRKTNLLPPDTRKASYLAVMRTVTTSSRAGYDALLKIYRETAEAQEKSRVLGSLSSCPDKDIVLEALNFMLTDEVRNQDAFYVLGGISLEGREVAWEWLKENWDRVLKTWPSSSLISDFVKSTVSRFTTEEKAAEVSEFFAGKTKPSFERALKQSLERVRINARWIESIRSEPTLGQTVHELLQHEL